One Felis catus isolate Fca126 chromosome D2, F.catus_Fca126_mat1.0, whole genome shotgun sequence DNA window includes the following coding sequences:
- the NPY4R2 gene encoding neuropeptide Y receptor type 4-2 — protein sequence MNISHFLALLLPGSPQGQNRSRSRSIPYNFSDHCQDSLDPMVFIVVSYSIETIVGVLGNLCLICVTIRQKEKTNVTNLLIANLAFSDFLMCLICQPLTAIYTIMDYWVFGEALCKMSAFIQCMSVTVSILSLVLVALERHQLIINPTGWKPSISQAYLGIVVIWLIACLLSLPFLVNSVLENVFHKNHSKAVEFLLDKVVCTESWPLYHHRIIYTTSLLLFQYCMPLAFILVCYVRIYRHLRKRKRVFRKGTYSSRAWQMKRINGILMAMVVAFAVLWLPLHVFNSLEDWYHEAIPICYGNFIFLVCHLLAMASTCVNPFIYGFLNTNFKKEIKALVLTCQQSAPVEEYEHLPLSTVHTEVSKGSLRLSGRSNPI from the coding sequence ATGAACATCTCTCACTTCCTGGCCTTGCTGCTCCCAGGATCCCCACAGGGTCAAAACAGGAGCAGGTCAAGGAGCATTCCATACAACTTCTCTGACCACTGCCAGGATTCTCTGGACCCAATGGTCTTTATTGTTGTCTCTTATAGCATCGAGACTATTGTGGGGGTCCTGGGCAACCTCTGCTTGATATGTGTGACCattaggcagaaagagaagaccaATGTGACCAACCTGCTCATTGCCAACctggctttctctgactttctcATGTGCCTCATCTGCCAACCACTCACGGCCATATACACTATTATGGACTACTGGGTCTTTGGGGAGGCCCTTTGCAAGATGTCAGCATTCATCCAGTGTATGTCGGTGACAGTCTCCATCCTTTCGCTTGTCCTTGTGGCCCTGGAGAGGCATCAGCTCATCATCAACCCAACAGGCTGGAAGCCCAGCATCTCCCAGGCCTACCTGGGCATTGTGGTCATCTGGCTCATcgcctgcctcctctccctgcccttcctggtcAACAGTGTCCTAGAGAATGTCTTTCACAAGAACCACTCCAAGGCTGTGGAGTTTCTGTTAGATAAGGTGGTCTGTACAGAGTCCTGGCCGCTGTACCACCACCGCATCATCTACACCACCTCCCTGCTGCTCTTCCAGTACTGCATGCCCCTGGCCTTCATCCTGGTCTGCTACGTCCGCATCTACCGGCACCTGCGGAAGAGGAAGCGGGTGTTCCGCAAGGGCACCTACAGCTCGCGGGCTTGGCAGATGAAGAGGATCAATGGCATCCTCATGGCGATGGTGGTTGCCTTCGCCGTGCTCTGGCTGCCGCTGCATGTGTTCAACAGTCTGGAGGACTGGTACCATGAGGCCATCCCCATCTGTTATGGCAACTTCATCTTCTTGGTGTGCCATCTGCTTGCCATGGCCTCTACCTGTGTCAACCCTTTCATTTATGGCTTTCTCAACACCAACTTCAAGAAGGAGATCAAGGCCTTGGTGCTGACATGTCAGCAGAGTGCCCCCGTGGAAGAGTATGAGCATCTGCCCCTATCCACAGTGCACACGGAAGTCTCCAAAGGGTCTCTGAGGCTCAGTGGCAGGTCCAACCCCATTTAG